A window from Bubalus kerabau isolate K-KA32 ecotype Philippines breed swamp buffalo chromosome 5, PCC_UOA_SB_1v2, whole genome shotgun sequence encodes these proteins:
- the LOC129654175 gene encoding olfactory receptor 151-like: MAIHNHSTVTEFILGGLINQPELQLPFFFLFLGIYLVTMIGNLGVITLICLNAQLHTPMYYFLSNLSFVDLCYSSVITPKMLVNFVSEKNTISYAGCMSQLYFFLVFVIAECYMLTVMAYDRYVAICRPLLYNIIMSHGVCSLLVAAVYTMGIIGSTIEIGLMLKLSYCQHLISYYFCDVVPLMKLSCSSTYHIEITTFFLAGFNIIVTSLTIFVSYAFILSSILRIHSTEGRSKAFSTCSSHLAAVGLLYGCTTFLYLKPPTGSSLAQENVVSLFYTTGIPMLNPLIYSLRNKEVKAAMQKTLRRKLFGCKCHYFFQVENW; encoded by the coding sequence ATGGCTATACACAACCACTCCACAGTGACAGAGTTCATTCTTGGAGGTTTAATAAATCAGCCAGAGCTCCAACTacccttcttcttcctcttccttgggATCTACTTGGTCACCATGATAGGGAACCTGGGTGTGataacactgatttgtctgaATGCTCAGCTTCATACACCCATGTACTATTTCCTCAGCAACCTCTCCTTTGTGGATCTCTGCTACTCCTCTGTCATTACCCCTAAGATGCTGGTGAACTTTGTGTCAGAGAAGAACACCATCTCCTATGCAGGGTGCATGTCCCAGCTCTACTTCTTCCTGGTGTTTGTCATTGCTGAGTGTTACATGCTGacagtgatggcctatgaccgctatgttgCCATCTGCAGACCTTTGCTTTACAACATCATCATGTCTCATGGAGTCTGCTCCctcctggtggctgcagtctatACCATGGGGATCATTGGCTCAACCATAGAAATTGGCCTCATGTTAAAACTATCCTATTGTCAGCACCTCATCAGTTACTACTTCTGTGATGTTGTCCCACTCATGAAGCTCTCCTGCTCCAGCACCTATCATATTGAAATAACAACCTTCTTTTTGGCTGGATTTAACATCATAGTCACCAGCTTAACCATCTTTGTTTCCTATGCTTTTATTCTCTCCAGCATCCTCCGTATCCACTCCACAGAGGGAAGGTCCAAAGCCTTCAGTACATGCAGCTCCCATCTTGCAGCTGTGGGATTGCTTTACGGCTGTACCACATTCTTGTACTTAAAACCCCCCACAGGCAGTTCCCTGGCCCAGGAGAATGTGGTCTCCCTGTTCTACACCACAGGGATACCTATGCTTAACCCCCTAATCTACAGCTTGAGAAATAAGGAAGTGAAGGCTGCCATGCAGAAAACACTAAGGAGAAAACTCTTTGgatgcaaatgtcattatttttttcagGTTGAAAATTGGTAG
- the LOC129653710 gene encoding olfactory receptor 8B12-like, translating to MAAENSSVTEFILAGLTDEPGLQIPLFLLFLGFYVVTVVGNLGLITVIGLNSRLHTPMYFFLFNLSLIDFCYSTTITPKMLMSFVSRKNSILHAGCLTQLFFFCFFVISESFVLSAMAYDRYVAICKPLVYTVSMSPKVCLLLLLGVYVMGFSGAMAHTGSIVSLIFCADNLINHFLCDIPPLLELACNSSSVHELVVFIVVTTVIGMVTVTISISYALILSSILRIHSTEGRSKAFSTCSSHIIVVFLFFGSGAFVYLIPPSVLPLDQGKVSSVFYTIVVPMLNPLIYSLRNKDVKAALRKTLGKINFLREE from the coding sequence ATGGCAGCTGAGAACTCTTCGGTGACAGAATTCATCCTTGCAGGCTTAACAGACGAGCCAGGACTGCAGatccccctcttcctcctgtttCTAGGTTTCTATGTGGTCACCGTAGTGGGGAACCTGGGCTTGATAACGGTGATTGGGTTGAACTCGCgcctgcacacccccatgtacttcttcctcttcaACCTCTCCTTAATAGACTTCTGTTACTCCACCACCATCACTCCCAAAATGCTGATGAGTTTTGTCTCAAGGAAGAACAGCATCTTGCATGCAGGGTGTTTGACTCAactgtttttcttctgcttctttgtcATCTCTGAGTCCTTCGTCCTGTCAGCGATGGcatatgaccgctatgtggccatctgtaagcCACTGGTGTACACAGTCAGCATGTCTCCTAAGGTCTGTTTACTGCTTTTGTTGGGTGTGTATGTGATGGGGTTCTCAGGGGCCATGGCCCACACAGGAAGCATAGTAAGCCTGATCTTCTGTGCTGACAACCTCATCAATCATTTCTTGTGTGATATCCCTCCTCTGCTTGAGCTGGCTTGCAACAGCTCTTCTGTGCATGAACTGGTGGTCTTCATAGTTGTGACCACTGTTATTGGAATGGTCACTGTCACCATCTCCATCTCTTATGCTCtaatcctttccagcattctcCGCATTCACtccactgagggcaggtccaaaGCTTTCAGTACATGCAGCTCCCACATAATtgtggttttccttttctttggttcTGGGGCTTTTGTGTATCTCATACCACCTTCCGTTTTGCCCCTTGACCAAGGGAAAGTGTCGTCCGTGTTCTATACCATTGTGGTGCCCATGTTAAATCCACTGATATATAGTTTGAGGAATAAAGATGTCAAAGCTGCCCTGAGGAAAACCTTggggaaaattaattttttaagagagGAATAG
- the LOC129653711 gene encoding olfactory receptor 145-like encodes MAAENSSVTEFILAGLTDQPELQIPLFLLFLGFYVVTVVGNLGLITVIGLNSRLHTPMYFFLFNLSLIDFCYSTTITPKMLMSFVSKKNIILHAGCLTQLFFFCFFVISESFVLSAMAYDRYVAICKPLVYTVSMSPKVCLLLLLGVYVMGFSGAMAHTGSIASLIFCVDNLINHFLCDIPPLLELACNSSSVHELVVFIVVTTVIGMVTVTISISYALILSSILRIHSTEGRSKAFSTCSSHIIVVFLFFGSGAFVYLKPPSVLPLDQGKVSSLFYTIVVPMLNPLIYSLRNKDVKAALRKTLQKNNFLRKE; translated from the coding sequence ATGGCAGCTGAGAACTCTTCAGTGACAGAATTCATCCTTGCAGGCTTAACAGACCAACCAGAACTCCAGatccccctcttcctcctgtttCTAGGTTTCTATGTGGTCACCGTAGTGGGGAACCTGGGCTTGATAACGGTGATTGGGTTGAACTCGCgcctgcacacccccatgtacttcttcctcttcaACCTCTCCTTAATAGACTTCTGTTACTCCACCACCATCACTCCCAAAATGCTGATGAGTTTTGTCTCAAAGAAGAACATCATCTTGCATGCAGGGTGTTTGACTCAactgtttttcttctgcttctttgtcATCTCTGAGTCCTTCGTCCTGTCAGCGATGGcatatgaccgctatgtggccatctgtaagcCACTGGTGTACACAGTCAGCATGTCTCCTAAGGTCTGTTTACTGCTTTTGTTGGGTGTGTATGTGATGGGGTTCTCAGGGGCCATGGCTCACACAGGAAGCATAGCAAGTCTGATCTTCTGTGTTGACAACCTCATCAATCATTTCTTGTGTGATATCCCTCCTCTGCTTGAGCTGGCTTGCAACAGCTCTTCTGTGCACGAACTGGTGGTCTTCATAGTTGTGACCACTGTTATTGGAATGGTCACTGTCACCATCTCCATCTCTTATGCTCtaatcctttccagcattctcCGCATTCACtccactgagggcaggtccaaaGCTTTCAGTACATGCAGCTCCCACATAATtgtggttttccttttctttggttcTGGGGCTTTTGTGTATCTCAAACCACCTTCCGTTTTGCCCCTTGACCAAGGGAAAGTGTCGTCCCTGTTCTATACCATTGTGGTGCCCATGTTAAATCCACTGATATATAGTTTGAGGAACAAGGATGTCAAAGCTGCCCTGAGGAAAACCTtgcaaaaaaataatttcttgagAAAGGAGTAG